The sequence GGGTGCGCCAGGCCTGGGTGTAGGTGATCTTGACGTCGCCGAGGGTCAGGGCGGCTCCGGCCAGGAGGTCGGCCACGAAGGGCTCCTTGCTCACGTGGGGGCTCTTCTCCCAGGTGTTGCCGTCCAGGAAGATGTCCCGGGCCACGGCCCGGCCGTCGGTTCCGGCGAAGACGTGGAAGCCCCACCAGCGGGAGCTTTGCAGGCGCTCGGAGTTCACGGCCACGGGCGCGCTGACGCCTCCGCCCGGCCCGATGAGGGCGGTGCCGAAGTCGGCGGGCAGGTTGAAGCCGAAGCGGACCTCGCCGCCGAGGTTGAAATGGGTGGCCACGTTGCCCACGGTGACGCCCGCGTGGGGCAGCACGTCGAAGCCCATGCCCGTGGGCAGGTCGGCGACGATGAGCCGCCAGTTGCGCTGCCAGGTGAGCATCAGGCCGGGCTCGTCGTGGAGCTGGTGGCTCCAGCCCTCGGAGCGGCGCGAGCCGATGGCGTTGTGGAAGTTGTTCTGGACCTCCTCGCCCAGGGCCGAGGGGCCGACGATGCCCAGGGTCAGGGCCAGGGTGTTCAGCTCGGTCTCGTCCTTGGAGTGCAGGGCCAGGGTGGTGTAGAGCCAGCCCGCGTAGGGCCGCTGGTCGCTGGGCGGGTTCTCGGCGTAGACGTCGCGCGGGGTGTAGAGGTTCTGGCCCAGGGACAGGGACACGGACCGCTGACGCGAGGGGTCGTAGAGCTCGGGGAAGTTCTCCAGCCAGGGGTCCAGCTCGTCCAGCAGGGCGCGGACCCAGCCGGCCTGGCCGGGGGCGTCGCGGCCGGGGGTCAGGTCCGGGGAGACCCAGGTGAGCATGAGGCCGTTGGTGTACTCCTCGTCCGTGCCGCCAAGAAATTTGTCGTTCTCCACGAACAGGATCAGGGTTTCGCTGTCGCGGGAATAACGGGCGAGGCTCGGGGCCTGCTCCCCGGCGCGGGCCGGGAGGGGGAGCAGGAGGCAGAGCAGGAGCAGGGCGGAGAGGGTCGTCTTCATTGGGGCCACCGGGTCGAGGGCTACGCCGGGAGGCCCCGGAAAGTCAAGAGCTACTTGCTTTCCACCAGGTCGGTGTTGCCGGTGAGCACGAGCGCGCTCTTGCGCGAGAGGTTGCGCAGGGTCCAGGTGGTCGGGCCCATGCGCCGGACCTCCACCTGGTCCCCGGCCT comes from Desulfovibrio aminophilus and encodes:
- a CDS encoding lipid A deacylase LpxR family protein, producing MKTTLSALLLLCLLLPLPARAGEQAPSLARYSRDSETLILFVENDKFLGGTDEEYTNGLMLTWVSPDLTPGRDAPGQAGWVRALLDELDPWLENFPELYDPSRQRSVSLSLGQNLYTPRDVYAENPPSDQRPYAGWLYTTLALHSKDETELNTLALTLGIVGPSALGEEVQNNFHNAIGSRRSEGWSHQLHDEPGLMLTWQRNWRLIVADLPTGMGFDVLPHAGVTVGNVATHFNLGGEVRFGFNLPADFGTALIGPGGGVSAPVAVNSERLQSSRWWGFHVFAGTDGRAVARDIFLDGNTWEKSPHVSKEPFVADLLAGAALTLGDVKITYTQAWRTQEYEGQPDGFHNFGSLSIAYTF